The following DNA comes from Alnus glutinosa chromosome 6, dhAlnGlut1.1, whole genome shotgun sequence.
CTTCCCACCTCACATCAGTAGCCACAGCAATGAGTACCTAGCGATCGCGCCCGCCTAGAGATCGCCCTCCAGGTTCCCGGGGTCCAATAACACTATGCTCATCAGGAACTCCGGCCAATAAAGAGCCACCACAACTTCTTCCAAGAGAACAACGGCAAGCCGCCGATAGAGTCGAATCTTTGGGCCTTGTCTTCATTGATGCCGATGATCAGGACCTTCTCGGCCGAGTTGTTGGCTGTCTCTTCTTGCTCCACGTTCAAGTTCACTAGCAGTGGTAGCTGCTGCTCTGGCTCATGGGGCTGCATAGTACACGTTTGGGTtctaggttttttttctttttctttttttatgtataGATCCAAAGTATATGTTTGCATGCGTTGTTTGATTCAATCTggttgtattttttctttttggtttcgTTTGGTTActtggacaatttttttttttttttttgggtacctAGTCCGAATATTCGGGTACACCCGGGGTAACCGGAGCCCGTTACTAATTTTTAATAACCGGGGACCCAAAGTCAGTTCctggttttagccaataaccaggAACCGGCTCTGGATTTATATCCCTAACTATTAGGTACCTAAACAATATCTCAAAAGCTTCCCAACTAACTAGGCTAGCCTAATCTAGCATTTGTACCCCAAATTTGGGACCCACTAGGATTATAGCAATTCACAGCGCTTCTTTGATAACATTCATGATAGCTCACTCTATAGCGGCTTTTACTCTGGATCTGGTAACCCTTTAACTTTTGTGGTGGCTTCACTAAGGCGCTAGGTGGTCTTTTATATGGATTGCCTCCTCCAAGATTCGAACATGTAATGCAATGCTTACTCTAATACAAAATGTTAAATTCCTAAGTAATATGCCAAAAGTTCTAGCGCTACTAAGATCATAACAATGTTAGGTGCTTAAATTATATGCTAAGAGCGAAGATTAGGTCCTTAAAACTTATTCTATACTAAATTGACTCAATCTACCGCATATACTCTGCTTGCGTACTAACTTCTATAGCAGCTTACTTTATGGTGGCTTTCGCTATGAATCTGGTaatcctttttattttcatgaTGGCTTCACTCTTGCACCAAGTAGCCTATTTCATAGGTAGTCCCCATCGAGATTCAAACACGTGATGCAGTGTCTGCTTTGATGTAAAATGTTAATACCAAACCAATATGCCAAAAGCTTTAGATCTAATGAAACACAAAAAGTTACTATTAAATTGACCTAATCAAACTCCAATATCTCAAAATAGGCCTCCCCAGGATAATAACATCAGTCACGAAAGATGGAAGGAAATTCAACCCCCtgaaaacacacaaaaagcCACGAGACAAACATGGGAATTTGGAAGTATGCTATTACTGATTGAGAAATTAAGGttatatacaaaagaaaagaggtaAGCTTGATGAATTTTGATGAGAGACGTCTTATCACAATTTGTCCCCATTATATGTAGGAAGATCAAAGTAATCATTTAtcctatatatattgaaatttgaTGCAAATGCCCATGGAATTCTTCATCAAAGACAAGTTTAGGTGGGCCATAGTCAACTTTAATTTCATGCATCTTCGTGTCcaataaaagatattttattaggggttttccttttttttcttttttcttttttattttattttattttatactgCATGATTGAGTTCATcccctcactctctctctcctattCAGTTTCCAGTTTCGTTTTTATCGATGATGATCTTTCTCTtaatttgtccaaaaaaaaaaaaaaaaaaaaccaactgcATATCTAAGCCTCACTGATTGGAAGTGAAATAAAATTGCACGTCAGCTTTATAAGATATTTATAAGACGTTTGaatggtatataacattatttttacAGTTAAAGTATTGCAACAAATCACATAAACATTCCACAAATATCCTCTAAAGCTAATGTCACAAGGTCTAGTACTATAGCCTTTGAATCAACTCTTTTTTAAcggttaagattttattttgttgtatttaacgaTTTACATGGTATCATAtcatttaaaagtttaaatgagtgacaaaattttaaataatgtggtaACATATTCACCATTAAATCTGCAAAAATCTAATCTAATCAAACTATGAAATGAATTCtttctatttcacttgaaaCTGAGAGAGAATCAATTTCCTCAAGAGTAATGTTATGTACGTACTAGACTGTTGTACGACTGTCATATAATTTGATAACGTGGCAGTGTAGAAATCACCCATTAGATCACATCActtgtaaaaaacaaaaaattaaagattagtTTCCACTGTGATCACGTCATCTCAATTATATGCCAGTAATACTCTTCACGGCCTCTGTGATTGAGCCAAGAGTTTTGCATGAACGAcaaggtttttttcttttaaaaaaaaaaaaaaaaaattaatattaagaaAGGGCcccattaaaattttcaaattgcagtGATACTTTATTTGATCGCCTGGAAAATGGAGAGAATTTTGGAGTTTTCCTTGGCTCCATTTCCTTGTCTGATCACAAACAATTAATCCACGTACAGGAACATAAAgatatcttttattttattttattttatatatatatatatatatatatatatatatatatatatatatatatatatatatatatatatatatatatatatctattctCTAGTTTTTGAGAATGCTTTTTAATTtcgtttttttgtttaatttgttttgttttgttttgtctttgtcTCGTAGCACAAACATAAAACAAGTGTATATAAATACAGATacacaagaaacaaaagaatgtCCATTTCATGCAGATTCATACGTGGACAGAGCTCCATTTTCTGAAGATACAGTTTGTATTCTAGCAAGGGATTTTCTTTCTACTTATTGGACAGCATTTGATGCTACTTCTTGCAAGTTGTAATTAAGTACACGCAACTGacaccaaagagagagagagagagagatgataaaCATATTTTCTTGACACCCTCGAGCTTAATTATTTTGAcccaaatatataaatttagctatttatatactatactaaataaatttttcaaaagcGGGGAGATCTGAGGGTCGTGGCTCATACCGGCAGCTagcatagagagagagagagagagagattagattgaaaattatttttatgttttgagttgtttgttaatatttttgttttgaaaacagaaaataaaaattttaacatagGCATACTTAGTTAtaacttaaatattttaatttacttaCTAGTTTTTTTAAGAGGTTTATATGACTGATTATTTTTACGTAAGCCCTTACGTAGCTATTTTCAAATACTAATTTTTAACGTCACGTCATCCTAACACGCTTGTATGACAAACGTATaattaatcatttctctaagTATTCAAAGCTTATACCTTTCCAAGCAAATGTCTCATCAAAGGTAAGAAAAGACGAGCCACCAAGTTGAAGTCGAAACACATGGGTGGAACTACATGTAACCTTGAGggcattttaattaattttttttttcttttttttttctttttttttttatgagatggATTctttaaaactaattttttttttattccccaaaagtttttttttttttttcgctacTTAATTCatctttgcatatatatatatatatatatataaaagctattttttaaaaattgaaccaaaatattaaataaaaataagagtctTTTTAACTTTACTGTCGGTTAGTACGTCATGCACGTGTGGTaggaatattatatatatatatatatctgacgaaaaaaaagaaaaaatccaaaaaaaatccaaaaaaccaaaaaaaaaaaaaaaaaaaagcaaagagatTGATTAGGTAAAAGAGAGCTTTTTCGATCTACCTAGCTATATTTCTATAATAAACTTGTTATACACgcgcgcatatatatatatatataggacatgTTAGACATCTATTCTATAATCATTGATCTCTTACTCACCTtcatatgattaagtttcaaaTTCTGGGACCCAATTTGAGTCCTACAAATCTAAATGAAAATAAGATAagttagagcatctccagcaatagTTATTATTCTAGctaaacacattttttaaaaaattttagcTATTagttttacaatacaaattttaacAGATTAGCTATCACACTCTCTAactactttctttaaatattatattttaatgtatttcttatCATAAAAGTTGAGGGATATATAGggaaagagaaatgaaagaaaataataataaaagaatatgtGTTACTGTAAACTTTTACTGTAGCAAAATGAATGAAGATACTCTATTTTGAAACATATGTTGAAGAAGGAATAAAGTGAGCCATTTGATGATATGACAGTAGGTAGATAGTTCTGAAAAGAAAAGGTGATGTCAGGGTAAGAAGCTAGGTgtttgaagatgatgatgataaggATGAGATATTCATGTAAATGATATAAAATGTTCAATGTTGTTGGTTTCGTGTAATTATTACTGAAATTTGTATAGATTCGCAGATTCCATGGGAAAAGGTGTTTTAGCAGTTCGCTAGGGTTAAGAATGAATGCCCTTTCAGACGTGCTTGCAATGATGGCTTTCAAACATGCAAGTGCTGTACTCCTACGACCAGTACTCCTGCCGGCTGCCGCGATGCTAGCTTGCTTCCTTTCAATTCCCTCTGATCACTTTCTTGTCTccatcttaattttcttttcttttcttttctttttctcacgTGTCCTATTAAttcataattatataattatatatatatacacttctCTTCTACTAGAAGATGTCATTTCATGTATACAAATGTTGATTTTCGCggatattatattatttactaATATTTATGAAGGACTACTGCATGCACCATCGATCAATTactctaaaaattattaatttatttaattaagtacCCCTTCATAGTCTGGTGCAAAAccatggtttaaaaaaaaagttgcagggagaaaagacaaaaagagaTCGAGCTTGATGACAATCTAAAACAAGGCATCTAATTATATGGCATcatgttttatatattaaacTTCTAGCCCTACTAAATTTAACTATACACAAAACACATCCTAGCTACCATAACAAACAACttgtcactttttcttttttttgggataagtaataatttatcCGAAATATTTTAATAAGAATGAAAGATAAACTACGGAGATAATGTTCAAATTTCGGTTCTTATGTCATATATTTTAAATCACTAATTGTCCCAAAACTTTTTCTGCCACATGCACCCTCAATTTGGGTAGATTAAAAGTGCGCGAAACTCAGGCGTTCATGAAAGTCACATAAACTTTGAAaggattaaaaaataacaaaaaaaaaaaaaaaaagttcctaacattactcttttcatGGCAATATAAATTACAGcatgaaaatttaaaactttcatTTATCATAATTGAAATACAACGATTTCAAAGTTTCATTATAACTCTGTTCATCTCAAAATATCTAAGAAGAGACTGCATTACTACATACCGGGAGCTCACCGGCCGACATTCCGGAACTTTGGTCCATTTCTCGATTTATGCTTGTCATCCTTGCGCAAGAGCCATGCATGCTAATTTTTTCTATAtcgttctaattttttttatcgaaTGCCCGtattaccatattaaatcactaaATAATATTGTCccaaaacttaaactaatacaaaccaataaaattaatcatttaattaatattttaatgaaaattaaatacaaCGGCTCCATCCGTAGCCTATACACCCCAACaacaacttcaaaaaaaaaaaaaaaaaattaataataataatagtagtagtagtagtagtagatAGCTTAGCTAAGAGAAACCTGATCCAGGATAGCCTTTCCAGAAAACGTTTATGTCAACATGACAAAAGCCTCGAGGCTCATGCACGCAACTTTTAACGTTTATGTTGTTATAATCGAAAGGGCATTCTCCAGATTTTTGGCCTTCAAACCAACATACTCTTTCATTGCCACCGACCGGTAACGAGGAACTTGGCCTGAACTCGAACCCTTATAGAAAGGCGACATGACGTAATCGGCCGGCGGGTTATAGAAGAAGGCAACCGAGAACCGCTGCCTGGTCCCGTTCGCCGCCACACGATGAAGAGCGTTCTGAAATCGAGCGTTCGACAGAATATGCAGAATATCGCCGATGTTGACCACAAATGCGCCGGCGACCGGAGGAACTGGAACCCATCCGAGCCCGTCTTTGAAGACTTGGAGGCCGCTGATTTCGCTTTGGTGGAGTATTGTCAAGAGCGAGGTGTCTGTGTGCGGGGCTAGACCCATGGCTTGGTTTGGTTCCGGACAGGAAGGGTAGGAGTTTAGCTGTAAAGCTGTGGAGGCAGCTGATGATCCGCCGCCGGAGCCATTGCTTGAAGCTAGCCAGCTTATTTCTTCATCGGAAATGTTCAGGGACTCGAAGATCAGGCGGGTGAGTCGCTCGGCTAGACCCTTCATATCCTTCTGATAATTTTCCATTACATCActgcaaaaatagaaaaagaaaagaagtactTAATTAATAAGGATGCTATGTACGTACAAgtgcatatatatttatttcaaaatataatgcTAATTAATTATTCTTGTAATTAAGAAGCAACCTCGATCTACTTAGCTTAATTACTATGAGAAGTCATAAAGCCCTAACTTAAAAGatggaaagaaaataatttcttcattcatttctctccttctactaaattatatatatacaaggaaAATGCAATGTTTCGGGTATGTACTACGTATAGTTAGCTTTTACTACAATTCATTTATATACTCTTATTACATGCAGTTTacatattatgaaaataagtatCACATAACATGCCACATTTCACTGGTTAACGTGCTAAATATTACATGAATTGTCACgtaaatttgtaagaaaattacAGTAAAAACTACATCAATCTTGTTGCTTTCtgaaatgtgtgtgtgtatatatatatatatatatatgaagttaatGGCGAGGTGGCTCATGCCATGTTATGAAGGCCATGATCGATCGAATACCTATGTGAATTATATGTCCTCTTGGGTCCTCCAAGGTGATATCCACCATATAATTCGCATCAACTACCAATGCGGAACAAAAACACCAGTGTTGACTAATAACTCTTTTTTTCTCTAATCgaaagtaaaaacaaaacaaaaaacaaaaaactttgcttccaaacaaatccaagaataaaagaaaagcagCTGGTTTAATATATGAAACAGTCCACGTGCATGGAAGTGCATGGAAATGGCCGAGCTAGTTACCAAAACCGTTCATGATCATGGGGCCAAAGTTCCCTAACATGATCGACTGGAGACCCGATGATTGTGAACCCTTCATGCCACATGTACTTGGAGAAGAACGGCGTTATCCGAGCGACGCCGTATCCGGTGGCCCCACTCGGCGTCCGTAGGGCCTTCAACTTTTGCGGAGTCGGCAGGGCAAAGAACCGTCCAGCCTCATTCTCAACCTCCTCTATCAGACTCAACGACACCCCATGGTTCACTAGCTGGAAAACACCCCACGCTTCGCATGCGTGCCGTATGAGCTTCGACGCATTGGGGTCGGCGAGGTCGATAATAGGCACATCGGGCGGCAACTCTTCCTGCAACGAGAAATCGTTGTCAGACTCCGGCCGCCACACATGCGAGTCGGGCATGGTCTGCACGGCAGCAAAGTCAAGGGGGGCGATATGGTGGAGGTGGAGAGGGTGGTCTCTGTAGGCCTCGGAGAGGGTAGTCATGATGATCAAacaaagtgaaagaaaaaaaaaaatgagagataaaaTGGGAGGACAAAGAGTTGGGTGAGGGTGGCTGTTGGAGGATGTTGTGTTTGTATGTGGGTTTGGGATTGAATATTTATGGGAATATATAGGGATGAACAGGacaaaaaaaggaacaaacaaaacCAGAAAGTTGTGGCATCtcaaatacataaaataacagTTTCTTTGTTCCATGATAAGGGGGAcctcttttttctattcttttttgcttttgtggACAAAGGACGACATGCCCTCTTCGTCCACTAGTTGAAAAATTCATAGGAGGAGATAAGCTTGAGCTACCAATCGGCTTTAATTTGATGCTTTAAGGctgttataaattaattaattacaaaattaattcAATATATATGCAAATTTTCATGTGATTAATTCGTCTTAAGAGCCGCTTTGTCGGTCGATCTGTAcaaatttttctatatatatatatatatataaatttgaaaaaaatacatgtCAAATATATCGGTTGCTTCTATGGAATTTTTTTCTCGATCTTGAGCTTTCTAATAATTACGTTGAGGAAAACGTATAAGAGATTATGAAAATAACATGCACTTCCTGCACTGAATTACACTTTTTCTTGCTTTCCATTTTTGGTggttcaaagtttttttttttttttttttaaagtacaaaTCCCTTATTAATTAATGTTGAGGATAAGTGTAAACCACAATAACAAGATAACGATCATACAGTTTGAAGTCAAGGATCGTATCGTGCCCTACGATAGAGGAGAATTCAAATATCCCTATGATATAGGggaattcaaatatatatatagtttatctCTTGATTTAAATCTGTACGTAACCATCTATCTCATGTAACTGATtactctataaatacaaagCCTATACCATAATTAGGGTAAGGTAGCAACAACATTTGTTCAAACATATCGTAAAGTTCTATAATTAACATGGCAGTCTATATAACATGTATACcatgtcaaattttgttaaattatttttacctaTGTTATTATACGTGGCATATATGCACATACTTATCATGTAAACTGTTACgtgaaattttaagaaaattgaaataaatgtAGTAATACGTACTCTAGTTAagcatttttctttcatttttaaaagTAAACTTCATTTTGGAATGTATGTATAAAAATTATACGACCGATGCCCAATTTGAATATCTGTATATATAGccgggaaaagaaaagaagaacattAAAACAAGAGTAACGCTATGCTTCGCATACACCACAATTATAGTACTATGCTAGCGTGGCATGGGCTATAGTAGATTagaattattaatttgttttttaacaaaTGGTGATCCAAGGATTACTAACCCTTACCACGTTAACATATTGTGATTGTGATGTGAAAAATAGCATTTCCCTTAAAACATTTCAAAATGCTTAaatatcttttataaaaaagaaaaaaaggagaactCTGTTTGATATATAGAGTTGGGGAATTGAGTAGatgctttttattttagtttttttttttttttaaatccaacATTGGAATAGAAAACTctgtttttttcaaatcaatcatTAGATCTAGAGGACctgattcaatggttgatttgaggaaaataaaaaaagatgaatgagagagaaacAAATGGCACGtctcaatttttaattatcCTAGCCTTCAcaaaataacaaagaattcTTGAGTGGGaactttaatttcttaaaatgtTTCCCATTCATCTTCCAAGACTTCTAGTATTGAaactttcaaattaaaatataatatatatacgaCAATATACCAATTCAAGGCAGACATAAATTAGCTAgctacaaactaatttgtaacTATTAATTCTTACCAACCAATCTAATAAAGTGACATATGTCACTTAGGACGtgagaattacatgtttttCTAATTAATAACATGTGCTAGCTTCTCACGTGTTTTAGAAACAGATATTGTCACTTTATTAAACTAGTTTGTAGCTAACTCTT
Coding sequences within:
- the LOC133870153 gene encoding gibberellin 3-beta-dioxygenase 1-like, which codes for MTTLSEAYRDHPLHLHHIAPLDFAAVQTMPDSHVWRPESDNDFSLQEELPPDVPIIDLADPNASKLIRHACEAWGVFQLVNHGVSLSLIEEVENEAGRFFALPTPQKLKALRTPSGATGYGVARITPFFSKYMWHEGFTIIGSPVDHVRELWPHDHERFCDVMENYQKDMKGLAERLTRLIFESLNISDEEISWLASSNGSGGGSSAASTALQLNSYPSCPEPNQAMGLAPHTDTSLLTILHQSEISGLQVFKDGLGWVPVPPVAGAFVVNIGDILHILSNARFQNALHRVAANGTRQRFSVAFFYNPPADYVMSPFYKGSSSGQVPRYRSVAMKEYVGLKAKNLENALSIITT